A section of the Desulfobaccales bacterium genome encodes:
- the ruvX gene encoding Holliday junction resolvase RuvX yields the protein MGTEIRILALDVGEKRIGVAISDPLGLTAQGLGVIERRDLARDVAAIMALVADYPVQEIVVGLPRHLDGRPGTHAEMALELAEVLGRELGVPVIPWDERLTTQEAERLLVAADVSRKKRRRVVDQVAAALILQGYLDRRRQT from the coding sequence ATGGGCACGGAAATCCGCATCCTGGCCCTGGACGTAGGAGAGAAGCGCATCGGCGTGGCCATCAGCGATCCCCTGGGCCTCACCGCCCAGGGGCTGGGCGTCATCGAGCGACGGGACCTGGCCCGGGATGTGGCGGCCATTATGGCCCTGGTGGCCGACTATCCGGTGCAGGAGATCGTGGTGGGCCTCCCCCGACATTTGGACGGCCGGCCCGGCACCCATGCAGAGATGGCGCTGGAGCTGGCCGAGGTCCTGGGCCGGGAGCTGGGGGTGCCCGTCATTCCTTGGGACGAGCGGCTCACCACCCAGGAGGCGGAGCGTCTGCTGGTGGCCGCGGATGTGAGCCGCAAGAAACGGCGCCGGGTGGTGGACCAGGTGGCTGCGGCCCTCATTCTGCAGGGTTACCTGGACCGCCGGCGGCAGACCTAA
- the rsmH gene encoding 16S rRNA (cytosine(1402)-N(4))-methyltransferase RsmH, which yields MHAPVMVAEVVGGLNCRPGRLYVDGTIGEGGHAVAILDRIAQEGELVGLDRNPVVLEATARRLAPYTSRFFLFPAPFSRLGEVLAALGRSQAAGILLDLGLSSYLLERSGRGFSFRREEPLDMRYNPAEPLPTAAELLNTLPEAELARIFWEYGEEPRARQVAKAVVEARQRRPLSTTSDLLEAVQPVLKPRPGSRRHPATRIFQALRMAVNRELEELETFLNQAPAWLEPSGRLVILSYHSLEDRLVKQHFQEWERQGLCRRLTKKPLRPTDEEVRANPRARTARLRIAEKL from the coding sequence GTGCACGCACCGGTGATGGTAGCGGAGGTGGTAGGGGGCCTCAATTGCCGGCCCGGCCGTCTGTATGTGGATGGCACCATCGGCGAGGGGGGACACGCAGTGGCCATCCTGGACCGCATCGCTCAAGAGGGGGAGCTGGTGGGACTGGATCGCAATCCAGTCGTTCTTGAAGCGACCGCCCGGCGGCTGGCCCCCTACACCTCCCGCTTTTTTCTCTTTCCCGCCCCGTTCAGCCGCCTGGGGGAGGTGCTGGCGGCCCTGGGGCGGTCTCAGGCCGCCGGCATTCTGCTGGATCTGGGCCTCTCCTCGTATCTTCTGGAACGCTCCGGCCGGGGTTTCAGCTTCCGCCGGGAGGAGCCCCTGGACATGCGCTACAACCCCGCCGAGCCCCTGCCCACGGCCGCGGAGCTGCTGAACACGCTCCCCGAAGCCGAGCTGGCCCGCATCTTTTGGGAGTATGGCGAGGAGCCCCGGGCCCGGCAGGTGGCCAAGGCGGTAGTGGAGGCAAGGCAGCGCCGGCCGCTCAGCACCACCTCCGACCTGCTGGAGGCGGTGCAGCCGGTGCTGAAGCCCCGGCCCGGCAGCCGCCGGCACCCGGCCACCCGGATCTTTCAGGCCTTGAGGATGGCGGTGAACCGGGAGCTGGAGGAGCTGGAGACATTCCTTAACCAGGCTCCGGCCTGGCTGGAACCCAGCGGCCGCCTGGTGATCCTCTCCTATCATTCCCTGGAGGACCGCCTGGTGAAACAGCACTTTCAGGAGTGGGAACGCCAGGGCCTGTGCCGGCGGCTGACCAAAAAGCCGCTCAGGCCCACGGACGAGGAGGTTCGGGCCAATCCCCGGGCCCGCACCGCCCGCCTGCGCATCGCCGAAAAACTCTGA
- a CDS encoding penicillin-binding protein: MSYFLNKWVRLRLVLVAVFLAGLGLLVVGRFLHLQVLQGSALREEAEACLRKLAPVLPERGLILDRHGAELAVSTRVYSAVAHPRQLKNPQRLAKELAPVLGMSVKDLQELLTSEQPFVWLKRHLTPEREAAFRAWQERVQERAQKKGGPQSRQEEDAIYLLPESKRFYPQQTLAGPILGFCNIDGVGLEGLEYQFNRELYGKPKKVQRLMDARGRIVVTEEKAFDPEVRGHNLVLTIDRTIQYIVEKELAKGVAKWNAAGGYAMVMRPQTGEILAMAQLPTMDPNQPARAPEFARKNRNLTEALEPGSAFKIFIVASALDAGLVKPTDRYHCENGVWQLGAKERIRDVHAYGGLTVQQIIQKSSNIGSAKIANRLGPARLDDYLRAFGFGSRTGIPFPGETPGLVKNHRRIRSPLDRATTAFGQGISVSVLQLTTALAALGNDGVLMRPLLVKEIVNAQGEKVEEFQPHPVRRVLSSQATRQILAMMQTVTEPGGTAAGMAPPGFTAAGKTGTAQKVVGRAYSHSKFNSVFVGLVPADHPVLAITVIIDESKGAIYGGVVAAPIFREIATQVLRVLGYHPPTPNLPVLANGKKAPDPAGGRKNREVVPASVLSLPELLPEVVVPAATPTLKPGEPLKVMPDVRGLTIRQVLDLLHQAGVRCHLEGSGLAVEQDPAPGTELTPGAVCAVKFRSPL; encoded by the coding sequence ATGAGTTACTTCCTGAACAAGTGGGTGCGCCTGCGCCTGGTGCTGGTGGCCGTGTTTCTGGCAGGGCTCGGCCTGCTGGTCGTGGGGCGCTTCCTCCATCTCCAGGTCCTACAGGGCTCGGCCCTGAGGGAGGAGGCCGAGGCCTGTCTCCGCAAGCTCGCCCCGGTGCTGCCGGAGCGGGGCCTCATCTTGGACCGCCACGGCGCCGAGCTGGCGGTGAGCACCCGGGTGTACTCCGCCGTGGCCCATCCCCGGCAACTGAAAAACCCCCAGCGGCTGGCCAAGGAGCTGGCGCCGGTTTTGGGAATGAGCGTCAAGGACCTCCAGGAGCTCCTCACCTCGGAGCAGCCCTTTGTGTGGCTCAAACGCCACCTCACCCCGGAGCGGGAGGCGGCCTTCCGGGCCTGGCAGGAGCGGGTGCAGGAGCGGGCCCAGAAAAAGGGCGGGCCCCAATCCCGCCAGGAAGAGGACGCCATCTATCTGTTGCCGGAATCCAAGCGCTTTTACCCCCAGCAGACCCTGGCCGGGCCCATCTTGGGGTTCTGCAATATCGACGGCGTGGGGCTGGAGGGCCTGGAATACCAGTTTAACCGGGAGCTCTACGGCAAGCCCAAGAAGGTGCAGCGGCTCATGGATGCCCGGGGCCGCATCGTGGTCACCGAGGAGAAGGCCTTTGACCCGGAGGTCCGGGGCCACAACCTGGTCCTGACCATCGACCGCACCATCCAGTATATTGTGGAAAAGGAGCTGGCCAAAGGGGTGGCCAAGTGGAACGCCGCCGGCGGCTACGCCATGGTCATGCGGCCGCAGACGGGGGAAATCCTGGCCATGGCCCAGCTCCCCACCATGGACCCCAACCAGCCGGCCCGGGCCCCGGAATTTGCCCGCAAGAACCGCAACCTCACCGAGGCCCTGGAGCCGGGGAGCGCCTTCAAGATCTTCATCGTCGCCTCGGCGCTGGACGCCGGGCTGGTGAAGCCCACGGACCGCTACCATTGCGAAAACGGCGTTTGGCAATTGGGGGCCAAGGAGCGCATCCGGGACGTGCACGCTTACGGCGGCCTGACGGTGCAGCAGATCATCCAGAAATCCAGCAACATCGGCTCCGCCAAGATCGCCAACCGCCTGGGCCCGGCCCGGCTGGACGATTATCTTCGGGCCTTCGGCTTCGGCTCCCGCACCGGTATCCCCTTCCCCGGGGAGACGCCGGGTCTGGTGAAGAATCACCGGCGTATCCGCTCGCCCCTGGATCGGGCCACCACCGCCTTCGGGCAGGGTATCTCGGTCTCCGTCCTGCAGCTCACCACCGCCTTGGCGGCCCTGGGCAATGACGGGGTGCTGATGCGGCCGCTCTTGGTCAAGGAGATCGTCAACGCCCAAGGGGAAAAGGTGGAGGAATTCCAGCCCCATCCGGTGCGCCGGGTGCTGTCCTCCCAGGCCACTCGCCAGATTTTGGCCATGATGCAGACGGTGACCGAGCCCGGGGGCACCGCCGCCGGCATGGCCCCGCCGGGTTTCACCGCCGCCGGCAAGACCGGCACCGCCCAGAAGGTGGTGGGCCGGGCCTACTCCCACAGCAAGTTCAACTCCGTCTTTGTGGGACTGGTGCCGGCGGACCACCCCGTGCTGGCCATCACAGTGATTATTGATGAATCCAAAGGCGCCATCTACGGCGGGGTGGTGGCGGCCCCCATCTTCCGGGAGATCGCCACCCAGGTGCTGCGGGTGCTGGGCTATCATCCCCCGACGCCCAATTTGCCCGTCCTGGCCAACGGCAAGAAAGCCCCGGACCCCGCCGGCGGCCGCAAGAACCGGGAGGTGGTGCCCGCTTCCGTGTTGTCACTCCCGGAACTCCTCCCGGAGGTGGTCGTGCCCGCCGCGACGCCGACCCTGAAGCCGGGGGAGCCCTTGAAGGTCATGCCCGATGTCCGGGGCCTCACCATCCGGCAGGTGCTGGACCTGCTCCACCAGGCCGGGGTGCGCTGCCACTTGGAGGGGAGCGGCCTGGCGGTGGAGCAGGACCCGGCCCCCGGCACCGAACTGACGCCCGGCGCGGTGTGCGCGGTGAAATTCCGCTCCCCTCTCTGA
- the mraZ gene encoding division/cell wall cluster transcriptional repressor MraZ — translation MFTGSFFHSMDNKGRVSIPSRYRDILQERQDRQLMLTNWDGYILAFPMSEWIKVEAKIGELALFRKDLRAFQRFIISGAEECPLDRQGRILIPQNLRDYAKLTRDVALVGAVRCFEIWDRAAFEAHRKQLEESINEEVLHELLI, via the coding sequence GTGTTCACCGGTAGCTTCTTCCACTCCATGGACAACAAGGGACGGGTGAGCATCCCCTCCCGCTACCGGGACATCCTGCAGGAGCGCCAGGACCGGCAGCTCATGCTCACCAACTGGGACGGCTACATCCTGGCCTTCCCCATGTCCGAATGGATCAAGGTGGAGGCCAAGATCGGCGAGTTGGCCCTCTTTCGCAAGGACCTCCGGGCCTTCCAGCGGTTCATCATCTCCGGGGCGGAGGAATGCCCCCTGGATCGCCAGGGCCGCATCCTCATTCCCCAAAATTTACGGGATTACGCCAAACTCACCCGGGATGTGGCCCTGGTGGGCGCGGTGCGCTGCTTTGAGATCTGGGACCGGGCCGCCTTCGAGGCCCACCGCAAGCAGCTGGAAGAATCCATCAATGAAGAGGTATTGCACGAATTGCTGATTTAG
- a CDS encoding UDP-N-acetylmuramoyl-L-alanyl-D-glutamate--2,6-diaminopimelate ligase: MPVAGTPTLGQLLEGLEGCRVRGDASLPVPGIAYHSREVVPGGMFVAIRGLTTDGRLYVPAALEQGARIVVSDRELSVPEGITLVQVPDARLALAHLSAAFYGHPSRELTLIGITGTNGKTTTAYLLEAILTAAGHRVGVLGTVNYRLGERRWPAPVTTPESLDLNRYLREMRQAEATHAVMEVSSHALDLKRVDRVAFDAAIFTNLSQDHLDYHRDLESYFQAKSRLFLEILGDGGPRGLAVLSVDDPWVRRLWPRVPGPVLTCGRHFEAQVRPVWTDFRQDGLTARLTTPWGELTLQSRLVGPFNLANILAATAAALGLGVAPEAVAAGVARLPGVPGRLERFGPPAGPHIFVDYAHTPDALASVLAALTTLGFGRIITVFGCGGDRDRSKRPLMGQAAAEASRLVIVTTDNPRTEDPLGIIADIEAGLAEAGLKPLSLAAICRGEPGYVVVPDRREAIRLAVRLAEPGEAVLVAGKGHEDYQIWGTRKIHFDDREEVCQALRERGWQPD, encoded by the coding sequence ATGCCCGTCGCCGGAACTCCCACCCTTGGCCAGCTTCTGGAGGGTCTGGAGGGCTGCCGGGTGAGGGGAGACGCCTCCCTGCCGGTGCCGGGGATCGCTTATCACTCCCGGGAGGTGGTGCCAGGGGGGATGTTTGTGGCCATCCGGGGCCTCACCACTGATGGCCGGCTCTATGTGCCCGCGGCCCTGGAGCAGGGGGCCCGCATCGTGGTGAGCGACCGGGAGTTGAGCGTGCCGGAGGGGATTACCCTGGTCCAGGTGCCCGACGCCCGCCTGGCCCTGGCGCACTTAAGCGCCGCCTTTTACGGCCACCCCAGCCGGGAGCTCACCCTCATCGGCATCACCGGCACCAACGGCAAGACCACCACGGCGTATCTCCTGGAGGCCATCCTCACTGCCGCCGGCCACCGGGTGGGGGTGTTGGGCACGGTGAATTACCGCCTGGGGGAACGGCGCTGGCCGGCGCCGGTGACCACCCCCGAGAGCCTGGACCTGAACCGCTATTTACGGGAAATGCGTCAGGCCGAGGCCACCCATGCAGTGATGGAGGTCTCCTCCCACGCCCTGGACCTGAAGCGGGTGGACCGGGTGGCCTTTGACGCCGCCATCTTCACCAATCTCTCCCAGGACCACCTGGATTACCACCGGGATCTGGAGAGCTATTTTCAGGCCAAGTCCCGGCTATTCCTGGAAATTCTCGGCGATGGGGGCCCCCGGGGGCTGGCGGTGCTCTCGGTGGACGACCCCTGGGTGCGCCGACTATGGCCCCGGGTGCCCGGTCCGGTGCTCACCTGCGGGCGCCATTTTGAGGCCCAGGTGCGGCCGGTGTGGACCGACTTCCGCCAGGACGGCCTCACCGCCCGCCTCACCACCCCCTGGGGCGAGCTCACCTTACAGTCCCGACTGGTGGGCCCCTTCAACCTGGCCAATATCCTGGCGGCCACGGCCGCCGCCCTGGGGCTGGGGGTGGCGCCGGAAGCCGTGGCCGCGGGGGTGGCGCGGCTCCCCGGTGTGCCGGGGCGACTGGAGCGCTTTGGGCCGCCGGCGGGCCCCCACATCTTTGTGGATTACGCCCACACCCCCGATGCGTTGGCCTCGGTGCTGGCGGCCCTCACCACCCTCGGGTTTGGCCGTATCATCACGGTTTTCGGCTGCGGCGGCGACCGGGACCGCAGCAAGCGGCCCCTCATGGGCCAGGCCGCGGCGGAGGCGAGCCGCCTGGTGATTGTCACCACCGACAACCCCCGCACCGAGGATCCCCTGGGGATCATCGCCGACATCGAGGCGGGCCTGGCCGAGGCAGGGCTCAAGCCCCTGAGCCTGGCCGCCATCTGCCGGGGGGAGCCCGGGTATGTGGTGGTGCCGGACCGGCGGGAAGCCATCCGGCTGGCGGTGCGCCTGGCGGAGCCCGGGGAGGCGGTGCTGGTGGCCGGCAAAGGCCACGAGGATTACCAGATCTGGGGGACCCGCAAGATCCATTTCGACGACCGGGAAGAGGTCTGCCAGGCCCTCCGGGAGCGGGGCTGGCAACCAGATTGA